From the Trifolium pratense cultivar HEN17-A07 linkage group LG4, ARS_RC_1.1, whole genome shotgun sequence genome, the window AAATCTAAACAAAATAAACACCGTATAAAGAcggaaaagaaaaacaaacactaCCAAGacagaaaatcaaaacaaacaccgCACCAAGACGGAACATTAAAACAAACAACAAGAAATCacgaaaaaaattcaaaaaaaaaaacccaaaaaatgtgaaaatcacttattaaaataaaaagaaataaaaaattatcaaaatgatTGATTCCGgatcaaaattgaccctaaaatgATCAAATGTCGACAAAACAATGTGAATGCAATTTTTGTAgggataaaatatatttatcctccctaaaatatattttttttttactattatcctccctaaaatatatttataggtaaattaatttcttaaatataTTGGATAAATTAATTATTGCACTTATAAGggtgttgttaacatgtgcatatagggcacatgttaaggtatcttaatatagaaatttaacttttaataatacaaaaatttaatgcttgaaaagttaaaatttaatgcttcaacatttaatactttctatttttgtttccttaacacgtgtttttggtgcacatgttaacattctcctataaTAAATCCGCTTATGCGACAACCCTGAACCAATCTGAGAAAGATAAACATATGGTCGCTTGCACGTAACTGTAAACAGGAAACTTTACTATTCTCCTCCATTGTCTTTGTCTTGATTAATTTACAAAAACACATAATTTACGATATATTAAATGAAATATGAGAAAGAAAccaaacctaaaaaaaaaaaaaatgaaatatgagAAAAGATTAAACCCATGTGTAGCTAATATGCAAATTTGGTGTACGCTCTATTTGAGTTAAAGTTAATGTTCAATTCTGATCCAAGCCACGCCTTTACTTAGAGCAGTTCATGAAAGCACTGTTCATCGTTTCAATGATATGAAAAACATTTAGGAAACAAAGTGGACAATTGATTTAGGTCTACTCTAACCGAAAAAATTATGTTCACAATAcactaaaatttgattttgttgtctAGGTGGAATGTTTAGACCCCAATCTTTTAattatacaatgaacctaaaaaaatttattttttcttatatagtgTTTGTTACGAAGGAAGTAAGGTAATACTTAGCATCAATACACCTACTGCTAAGGAATCCATATTAGTTATAAGCCTTCAATATTACTTGACGAGGAGAACTTCATTGAAAGCCCTTAATGTCTTCAAATCCACACTAccctcctttttattttttcatatcttCGCCTTTTTAATCCAATTCCAATGtatctttctaataaaattttaaccattcaaaaaaaaaatctaatgtatcttgTTCTTTTTACCATCTTCTCCCaccaaaaattacatatatCCTCTTTTCACAAATAGGGATATGTAGGAATAGCTTGGACCACAACCTTTATCAAAATAATTCTTCCCACAAAGGATAGACAATTTTTCTTCCAACTTTTGAGGTTCTTCCACACAATGTCAATAAGATAGTTAAAAATTTGATTCTTTGATCTACCTGCATGGTAGACCAAAATATTTGGCTTTGTTATTCGTATATCTTATAGGAATAATGTTATGGAAATTCTCCTTGTTTTGATAACTGGTGTGGGGGCTGACCATCATATCTAATTTAGCAAGGATACCaagctttcaaaaaaaaaaatttagcaagGTTCATCTTTTGTCTCGTGATGTCTTGATAAGTATCTTATTTCTTTCGCTTCAGTCATATAGAAAATGATGCTATcattagaaaaaattaaaaggaataTATAATGAGCATGCATAGCTTATGGATATATCATGAATGAATGGTGTTAAATAGGTTGCTTTTTTTCAGTTAATCCCAATAAAACTTTAAGtgcaaattatatataaataatataggGGGATAAGGGATCCCCTAGACGTATACCTCTTTGAGGACTGAAACTTTTAGAAGGATTTTCTTTAACGAGAATAGAAAAATAAACAGTGTCAGTAGCAATACATTTTATAATGGTTGTAATAAGATGTTGACGGATCCCCATAGTAAATAGAGTGTGTTCAAGAAAATGTCACTCAATTCTGTCATATGCGTTTGTCATTTCTAATTGAACATCAACAacacctttttttttccttccattttttagttttcttaagAGTATGAAAAACTATCGTTGTTATTCATCCATTGGAGAAGGGTGATTTTCGGGTGATCTTTTGATGTGGAATCACCCCTGTTCATCGTTTTTTGTCGTCATCTATctaaataagtgttattcacatatatttgagttataatttttctgtttttgtcgCCCAAGTGTGGCATTGTTTGGTTTTATTCGTCATCTTGTGCGACGTTTTTTGGTTGTCATGTCTTAGTGTGGTGTCTTGTTTGATCAGAGTGGCAGATTAACTTTGACTCATTACAGATTATAACATTGATATCAGGGGCGGAGTCCCTCCTGAACTGGGCAAGGCCATGGTCCGCCCCAAgtctcaattattttttaattttttataggtATTTATACATACTTTTGTTAAATCAAAGATGATATAGTGGTTGGAATTTTATAATTGTTCTCTTCCTCCCATTATCTTCATCATTGCTTCTATAGAATCAACAACTCATCTCCACTAATGAGAATCAATTCTCTACAAATTCGATGTAATTCATCTCCCATTGTACTCAAACTAATATGTTCTACATAAGATCAGCAATTGTGTTAGATCTACCATGACATGAAGGCAATCTCAAAGTTCACCGGCAATGTTAAGATTGAAGCTCTCCAATAATCTAACAAGGCTTAAGGTAAATTTCAATCATGAAGGACAAAAATATGGGGATGGATAGATATCACGAGATATTTGATGGGATGCCAACTGAATTCGGGGGAGTTGAAGGATATGAAATTAGTGCGATCATGCTGACAAAGAATTCGGGGGGGCAAAGGATTTAATGTCATCTTCTTAGTAGGGGAAAAGAGACTTTGACGGTGGTTGACATCATCGTCGACGATGAAGACCATTTCAGTGTGAGTGATTCCTTGCCACTAAAGAAGATGGTATTGGAAGATGCATATCCATGTTAGAAGTGAGAATTGTACGACTTGTTTGAACAATTTGATTAATATCAACAAGAAATAATTGGTTAAGTCATATGGTTGAATCACACAATTCAACATTTGTGGTGATGGTCAGATGAATGTTAAGTGATATGGGATGGATGAGAGAGGATTCTCTCTATTAACATGATGATAAATTTTACTTTCAATTGTGGTGATTGGTAAACTTGAGgaacatgagaaaaataaattgagagaaTCTACTCTCGAAGATGGATAGCAGGAGAAACACGATTCATCACCATCTCAACcaaaccaattttttatttaatttattaattcaataaaaaaaaatcaaatatttaagcatactaaaaaaggaaacaaatgataaagttaatgatgaaagagaataacttttcacatcattaaaacattgaatgcacaatttacgagataaaacttctatatttgtattcttaactaatgccgggggcactgtttagcattttccttaatttattaattcaataaaaaaatccaCAATAAGCCCATCCCATATTAGCAACGTTATTTTAAACCAAATCTTTATAAACTCAAACTTTACAACTTTATCACATTTCCCTCACAAAACCCAAAAGGCCCAAACCTCACACACCAGAATCTCCATTGCCCTTTTCTCTCTAAATCAATATCACGCGCGGCAATCGGAGATTCACGCGCCACCATGTCATCTCCACCGACACTCCCCGTTTCCACTTCTCAAACAACCATAAACATCGGCGGCGGAGGCGGAGGCGGAGGAGTTTCCTCCCAATCTCAACCTCCGATCGCAACTCCCGCTTTCCGCGCCTTCGTCTCCCGCATCTCCTCCTCCCTCCGTCAAGCCTTCTCACAGCGCCGTCCATGGTACGAACTCATCGACCGTTCCTCAATTTCACGGCCTGAAAATCTCTCCGAAGCATATACACGGATCCGCAAGAATTTCACATACTTCCGTGTCAATTACCTAACCCTAATCGTTTTCGCGCTCGCAGTTTCTCTCATCACGCATCCATTTTCATTGCTTGTTCTTCTCGGGCTCCTTGCATCGTGGTCGTTTCTCTATCTCTTCCGTCCTTCCGATCAACCTGTTGTTCTCTTTGGCCGCACCTTCGCCGATCGTGAAACCCTAGGGATCCTTTCTTTGCTTACGATCTTCGTCATTTTCCTCACAAGTGTTGGATCGTTGTTGATTTCTGCTCTTATGGTTGGATTGGCGATCGCTTGTGCACACGGTGCGTTTCGTGTTCCGGAGGATCTGTTTCTTGATGATCAAGAAGTGACTAGTTCGGGATTCCTGTCGTTCCTTGGCGGTGCTGCGTCGTCCGCTGGTGCGGTGTAATTGGTGAGATCTGTGATCTGGTGGAGTTTTCTATTATGAGGTTGGTTTAACCTGTTTTGTTGTATTATGgtgaaattgaaattgttgcagattatttttttggattttagatCCAAAGCAAATTGCTTAGGGTTTATAGTTATATGACATTTTTATGCTGAAGAGATTATtgtactattaattaattactaatgCAGTTTAGTTGCCATTTTCGATCTAAATTTGCTATTCGTATTTGGTAGTTTTGCATTTGCTATTGTTTGATTAAGCTTAAGAAAATGAGGCTGGTTTTCAAATGAGATTCAGAGAATGAGACTACTGTGAAATGTGCTCTGTTTTGTTGTCAATTTTGGTCATAATacaaattgtgtttttgttctAAATCGATATGTTAGCATATTCAAGTTTCTGGAATAGAGTgaagttatttgaattttatagATCCAATATTGTATTGCCGTGCTGTATAAAAATACACCATTTATAATTGTTGTTTTGATTGGGGGGAGCGAGAAAATGTTTCTCAATCGTACACATGTATGGTGTTGGACAACGATTTGGTTGCCCAAATAATGATTTTGTAAGAAATTCTGATATCTTTCCTGATTAGAAGTAGAACTTTTAAGTATATTAAAGCCTTGATGCAAAGAAGCAATTAAAGCGGCTTTGTATGGAATTTGACTATTTTAAAGTAAGTAGAGTGTACAGTGAAAGAATTAAGGTTTGTTATTTCAACAAATCTGTGATTTGTTATGGTGAGTGTAGAATGTCAaccattaatttaatttatcaaGGAGATAGATCCCTTTCCCCTCTCTCTTTGTAGTGTACATTTGACTTAGTCTAGGGGTTCTATTggatgcaatgcaatgcaatgcaatggcTTGATAAGTTCGGTGCATTTCGATTAACTCAGAGATTGGTTTGGCAGCTGGGCAGTTTTGTTTGGATCTTCAATGATGTTAACAGAATCTAAAATAGTTCTCTGTTTTTTTGCCTGTGTGTCAGTAAAGAGTCTTTAGGGTatctattattttgtttttgagtgTGGTAGTTAAGGAAAATGGGAGTTGGGTGATCAGATCAGGGCTGTGGATCCTTTTATAGATCGTGGTACACCAGGTAAAATCGCGTAATCAGTTAAAAGCTATCCCAACATGACTTTTGATCACCTAACATTGCACattgtgtttgtggaatcaTCAGAATTGAGTTAGGCCAATATACAGGTTTTATTAGCATGTTTGGATAATGGTATTACGGTGGAATTTTAGAATCAATATGAACTATTGTGATTTTGCCAAAACTACGCTCGATCATACCCACCGACATACCAAACATATGTTAAGTTTTCCATGTAAAAGTGATTTTACATGCAGATGTCATTAAAGGAAAATGTCCAAACAAATTATTACACTTCAAAATCGATCTCGATCAAAGTCACATTTATCTAAGAACATGTGTGTTTTTTTGCAGAGGGTAAACACATTTATATCTGAACACACATGTTGTGCACACACTTATGTGATGCAGTGCTGGAAATCTCGGTTACAGATGCCATCTATGGTCAGAGACATTTTCCTCACACACAAGAGTACCATATATTTCAGTTTTGTTTTCGTATCTTAGAGCTTCAAATCCAACTAGCATTGTAACACTTGATAACCCTTATACAAGCATTACCTTCCGTATATGATTTGAGGATCTTTTCTAGAAAAACCAGACATGTAATGGGTTTGTGGTCTTGTCGGTTTAGTAATGTACTACCATTTACTTTTTCCTATTATTAGTTATTGCTAGTAATTCCTGTATCTTCATCATTAGTACATGATGGTTTAACACATGATGAACATATAGTACTACTTTCTAGTACAAATTTTCCCAGTGTTTGATAGGCTTAAATCAGTACACTGTAATAACGATATAGTAGTACTAGCCTAGTACAATCATTCATGATCTAATGCATATCGTGATTTTGTGAGTGACTTTACTCactcaacatttttttaagaacCATATGATTTTGAAGTATACATTCAAAAGgagaaaatgtgtttttgtataTACATTGCAACACATAAAAACCTTTCTTTTTGTGGGCTACACATAGTAAGATTTGGATTTGGCTACTGCTCTTCTTCCTAATTTGCTCATAAATATCTCTTATCCACCGGAAGATATGtagattttatttaaaaatatgggGAAAAGGTTTTTAAGATGACATTTTATTTCTGTCCTGTTTTcctttttgatttatttaagaACTATTTAATTTTGTCTAGGGATTGGTCATTGGAGATTTGTAGTTACATGTGTACAT encodes:
- the LOC123924093 gene encoding PRA1 family protein B3-like encodes the protein MSSPPTLPVSTSQTTINIGGGGGGGGVSSQSQPPIATPAFRAFVSRISSSLRQAFSQRRPWYELIDRSSISRPENLSEAYTRIRKNFTYFRVNYLTLIVFALAVSLITHPFSLLVLLGLLASWSFLYLFRPSDQPVVLFGRTFADRETLGILSLLTIFVIFLTSVGSLLISALMVGLAIACAHGAFRVPEDLFLDDQEVTSSGFLSFLGGAASSAGAV